Proteins found in one Xenopus laevis strain J_2021 chromosome 1L, Xenopus_laevis_v10.1, whole genome shotgun sequence genomic segment:
- the abhd17b.L gene encoding alpha/beta hydrolase domain-containing protein 17B, whose translation MNNLSFSELCCLFCCPPCPGKIASKLAFLPPDPTYTLICDESGSRWTLHLSERADWQYSSREKDAIECFMTRTSRGNRIACMFVRCCPSAKYTLLFSHGNAVDLGQMSSFYIGLGSRINCNIFSYDYSGYGSSSGKPSEKNLYADIDAAWIALRTRYGIRPEHVIIYGQSIGTVPSVDLAARYESAAVILHSPLTSGMRVAFPDTKKTYCFDAFPNIDKISKITSPVLIIHGTEDEVIDFSHGLALFERCQRPVEPLWVEGAGHNDVELYGQYLERLKQFVAQELVNL comes from the exons ATGAATAATCTGTCTTTCAGTGAGTTGTGTTGCCTTTTCTGTTGCCCTCCTTGCCCAGGGAAGATCGCCTCCAAGCTGGCCTTTTTACCTCCTGATCCAACCTACACCCTTATATGTGATGAGAGTGGCAGCCGCTGGACTCTTcatctttcagaaagagcagatTGGCAGTACTCTTCCCGGGAAAAAGATGCTATTGAATGTTTCATGACTAGAACAAGTCGAGGAAACCGCATTGCTTGCATGTTTGTGCGTTGTTGTCCCAGTGCCAAGTACACACTGCTGTTTTCTCATGGCAATGCTGTTGACCTGGGTCAGATGAGCAGCTTTTACATAGGCCTGGGCTCTCGGAttaattgcaacattttttcgTACGATTATTCTGGATATGGGTCAAGTTCGGGGAAACCATCAGAGAAGAATTTATATGCTGATATTGATGCTGCTTGGATTGCTCTTAGAACACG GTATGGAATTCGTCCAGAACATGTCATTATATATGGACAGAGCATAGGGACGGTGCCATCTGTGGATCTTGCTGCTCGCTATGAAAGTGCTGCTGTTATTCTACACTCTCCTCTTACCTCAGGGATGCGGGTAGCTTTCCCAGACACCAAGAAAACCTATTGTTTTGATGCATTCCCAAA CATTGACAAGATCTCGAAGATCACTTCCCCCGTTCTGATCATACATGGCACAGAGGATGAAGTCATAGACTTTTCTCATGGTTTGGCACTATTTGAGCGCTGCCAGAGGCCAGTGGAGCCACTATGGGTAGAAGGCGCCGGACACAATGATGTGGAACTTTATGGACAATACCTTGAGCGATTAAAACAGTTTGTCGCACAAGAGCTAGTAAACTTGTAA